The Vicinamibacterales bacterium genome has a window encoding:
- a CDS encoding ATP-binding cassette domain-containing protein, with translation MTPLVEVRHLVKHFERGGGLFRAKTVVKAVDDVSFVVNEGETFALVGESGSGKSTTGRCMLRLVEPTSGEVLFRGRNVLGYSGAEMRAARRDMQMVFQDPFSSLNPRMRAFTIVEEPLVIHAIGSKADRRARVADLFRLVGLDPAHLERYPHEFSGGQRQRIGLARALALNPSFIIADEPVSALDVSIQAQVINLLMDLQEQLKLTYLFIAHDLRLVRHISTRVAVMYLGRIVEMGDTTQIFANAQHAYTKALLSAVPATDPDAPRARIELDTTLVSHDAPLRQVSEGHFAAV, from the coding sequence ATGACGCCGCTGGTTGAGGTCCGCCACCTGGTCAAGCACTTCGAGCGCGGCGGCGGCCTGTTCCGCGCCAAGACCGTGGTCAAGGCGGTGGACGATGTGAGCTTCGTGGTGAATGAGGGGGAGACGTTCGCGCTGGTCGGCGAGTCCGGCAGCGGCAAGAGCACCACGGGGCGGTGCATGTTGCGGCTGGTGGAGCCGACCTCGGGTGAGGTGCTCTTCCGGGGTCGAAACGTGCTGGGCTACTCGGGCGCCGAGATGCGCGCGGCCCGGCGCGACATGCAGATGGTCTTCCAGGACCCCTTCTCGTCGCTCAATCCCCGCATGCGCGCCTTCACCATCGTCGAGGAGCCGCTGGTCATTCACGCGATCGGCTCGAAGGCGGACCGCCGCGCTCGGGTGGCTGATCTGTTCAGGCTGGTCGGCCTCGACCCGGCGCACCTCGAGCGCTATCCGCACGAGTTCAGCGGCGGCCAGCGCCAGCGCATCGGCCTGGCGCGCGCGCTCGCGCTGAACCCGTCGTTCATCATCGCCGACGAGCCGGTGTCGGCGCTGGATGTCTCGATCCAGGCGCAGGTGATCAACCTGCTGATGGACCTGCAGGAACAGCTCAAGCTCACCTACCTGTTCATTGCACACGACCTGCGGCTGGTGCGTCACATCTCGACGCGCGTGGCCGTAATGTATCTGGGACGGATCGTCGAAATGGGCGACACCACGCAGATCTTCGCGAACGCGCAGCACGCCTACACCAAGGCGCTGTTGTCGGCGGTGCCGGCCACCGACCCGGATGCCCCGCGGGCGCGGATTGAACTCGATACCACTCTGGTGTCGCACGACGCCCCGCTTCGGCAGGTCTCGGAAGGGCATTTCGCCGCAGTGTAA
- a CDS encoding ABC transporter ATP-binding protein: protein MNRPSGSDPLLSVENLTTVFDVRPHPVVAVNDVSFEIRTGETLGLVGESGSGKSVTAFSIIGLVQPPGRVAGGRVMFQGRDLARLPEAEMRQVRGAGIGFVFQEPMAALNPVMRVGAHIAEALVVHGLASKADARGRAVELLRAVKITDPEKRVDDYPHQLSGGMRQRVMMAVALACKPPLVIADEPTTALDVTVQAQILDLLRDMKKQFDLSLLLITHDLGVIAETADRVAVMYAGRIVEQGAVREIFHHPKHPYTRGLLASIPGGAAGSRLQAIEGTVPNLASLPPGCAFAPRCGDHMAVCDTAFPPRTTVSDEHSVRCYLNGGQP, encoded by the coding sequence ATGAATCGTCCCTCGGGGTCAGACCCCTTGCTGTCGGTTGAGAACCTGACGACCGTCTTCGACGTGCGCCCTCACCCGGTCGTTGCGGTAAACGACGTGTCGTTCGAGATCCGCACGGGCGAAACGCTCGGGCTGGTCGGCGAGTCGGGCAGCGGCAAGTCCGTCACCGCGTTCTCGATCATCGGCCTGGTGCAGCCGCCGGGCCGCGTCGCCGGTGGACGCGTCATGTTCCAGGGCCGCGACCTGGCCCGCCTGCCCGAAGCCGAGATGCGGCAGGTGCGGGGCGCCGGTATCGGCTTCGTGTTCCAGGAACCGATGGCCGCCCTGAACCCGGTAATGCGCGTGGGCGCCCACATCGCCGAGGCGCTGGTCGTGCACGGCCTGGCCTCGAAGGCTGATGCGCGCGGCCGCGCCGTCGAGTTGCTCCGCGCGGTGAAGATCACCGATCCCGAAAAGCGCGTGGACGACTACCCGCACCAGCTCTCGGGCGGCATGCGCCAGCGCGTGATGATGGCCGTGGCCCTCGCCTGCAAGCCGCCGCTCGTGATTGCCGACGAGCCGACGACGGCGCTGGATGTGACGGTGCAGGCGCAGATCCTCGACCTGCTGCGCGACATGAAGAAGCAATTCGACCTGTCGCTGCTGCTCATCACCCACGACCTCGGCGTGATCGCCGAAACCGCGGATCGCGTCGCCGTGATGTACGCCGGCCGCATTGTCGAACAAGGCGCGGTGCGCGAGATCTTCCACCACCCGAAGCATCCCTACACGCGCGGGCTGCTGGCGTCCATTCCGGGCGGCGCGGCCGGCTCGCGGCTGCAGGCCATTGAAGGCACGGTCCCGAACCTCGCATCGCTGCCGCCGGGCTGTGCCTTCGCGCCGCGCTGCGGCGACCACATGGCCGTGTGCGACACGGCCTTCCCCCCGCGAACAACGGTCAGCGACGAACACTCCGTGCGCTGCTACCTGAACGGGGGGCAGCCATGA
- a CDS encoding methylmalonyl-CoA mutase family protein, translating into MRSYAAKGDLSDFDPDRDLGFPGEFPFTRGIQPTMYRGRLWTMRQYAGFGTAAESNQRYRYLLSQGVNGLSVAFDLPTQIGYDSDHLLAAGEVGRVGVAIDSIEDMATLFDGIPLDKVSTSMTINATAIILLALYVAVGKRQGVAPKQLSGTIQNDILKEYIARGTYIYPPHQSLRVVTDIFAFCEREVPQWNTISISGYHIREAGSTAVQEVAFTFANAIAYVQAALDAGLDVNSFGQRLSFFFNAHNDFLEEVAKFRAARRLWARIMKERFGATNPRAQQLRFHTQTAGSTLTAQQPDNNIVRVAIQALSAVLGGTQSLHTNGRDEALALPTEDAARIALRTQQIIGFESGVANTVDPFAGSYHIEKLTNDIESGARELIARIEGVGGTLAAIEAGYIQRQVQESAYKAQIAIDAGEAVVVGVNRYQTDESSSIEVFRVDPQLERQQTTRVQALRAARDQGRWKAALAEVGRAAQSTDNLVPPIIAAVESQATVGEIADTLRGVFGEYREVSLD; encoded by the coding sequence ATGCGTTCTTACGCCGCCAAAGGCGACCTCTCCGACTTCGACCCAGACCGCGACCTTGGCTTCCCGGGCGAGTTTCCGTTCACCCGCGGCATTCAGCCGACGATGTACCGGGGACGGCTGTGGACGATGCGGCAGTACGCGGGGTTCGGGACCGCGGCGGAATCGAACCAGCGCTATCGCTACCTGCTCTCCCAAGGCGTGAACGGGCTGAGCGTCGCGTTCGACCTGCCCACGCAGATTGGCTACGACTCGGATCACCTGCTCGCGGCCGGCGAGGTCGGCCGCGTCGGCGTCGCCATCGATTCGATCGAAGACATGGCCACGCTCTTCGACGGCATCCCGCTCGACAAGGTCTCGACCTCGATGACCATCAACGCCACGGCCATCATCCTGCTGGCGCTGTATGTCGCGGTGGGCAAGCGCCAGGGCGTGGCGCCGAAGCAGTTGTCGGGCACCATCCAGAACGACATCCTCAAGGAATACATCGCCCGCGGCACCTACATCTACCCGCCGCACCAGTCGCTGCGCGTGGTCACCGACATTTTCGCGTTCTGCGAGCGCGAGGTACCGCAGTGGAACACCATCTCGATCAGCGGGTATCACATCCGCGAAGCGGGCTCCACGGCCGTGCAGGAGGTGGCGTTTACCTTCGCCAACGCCATCGCCTACGTGCAGGCCGCGCTCGACGCCGGGCTCGACGTCAACTCGTTCGGGCAGCGGCTGTCGTTCTTCTTCAACGCCCACAACGACTTTCTCGAGGAGGTCGCCAAGTTCCGGGCGGCACGGCGCCTGTGGGCGCGGATCATGAAAGAGCGGTTCGGCGCCACCAACCCGCGCGCCCAGCAGCTCCGGTTCCACACGCAGACCGCCGGCAGCACGCTCACCGCGCAACAGCCCGACAACAACATCGTCCGCGTCGCCATCCAGGCGCTATCGGCGGTGCTGGGCGGCACGCAGTCGCTCCACACCAACGGCCGCGACGAGGCGCTGGCGCTGCCCACCGAGGATGCCGCGCGCATCGCACTCCGCACGCAGCAGATCATCGGCTTCGAGTCGGGCGTCGCCAACACCGTTGACCCGTTCGCCGGCTCGTATCACATCGAAAAGCTGACCAACGACATCGAGAGCGGCGCGCGCGAGCTGATTGCGCGCATCGAAGGCGTCGGTGGGACGCTGGCGGCCATCGAGGCCGGCTACATCCAGCGGCAGGTCCAGGAATCGGCCTACAAGGCGCAAATCGCCATCGATGCCGGTGAAGCCGTGGTGGTGGGCGTGAACCGCTACCAGACCGACGAGTCGTCCAGCATCGAGGTGTTCCGGGTGGATCCGCAACTGGAGCGGCAACAGACCACGCGCGTGCAGGCGCTGCGCGCGGCGCGCGATCAGGGGCGCTGGAAGGCGGCGCTGGCCGAGGTCGGCCGGGCCGCCCAATCCACCGACAACCTGGTGCCGCCGATCATCGCCGCCGTGGAGTCGCAGGCCACCGTCGGAGAGATTGCCGATACACTTCGCGGGGTGTTCGGTGAGTATCGCGAAGTGAGCCTGGATTAG
- the gpmA gene encoding 2,3-diphosphoglycerate-dependent phosphoglycerate mutase, which translates to MHKLVLLRHGESTWNKENRFTGWTDVDLSDRGREEARAAGQLLKHEGFAFDLVFTSVLKRAIRTANIVLDELDQLWLPVQRSWRLNERHYGALQGLNKAQTAAQHGEAQVKVWRRAYDIAPPPLTLDDPRHPLHDPRYKDLAPSDLPLTESLKDTVARFLPYWHEAMAPEIKAGKRLLIAAHGNSLRALVKYLDHVSDSDIVELNIPTGIPLVYELDAELKPLKNYYLGDAEAARLAAEAVAKQGSGPKP; encoded by the coding sequence ATGCATAAACTCGTTCTGCTCCGTCACGGTGAATCAACCTGGAACAAGGAAAACCGGTTCACCGGGTGGACCGATGTTGACCTGAGCGACCGGGGACGCGAAGAAGCACGTGCGGCCGGCCAGCTGCTCAAGCACGAGGGCTTCGCGTTCGACCTGGTGTTCACCTCGGTCCTGAAGCGAGCGATTCGCACCGCCAATATCGTGCTCGACGAGCTCGATCAGTTGTGGCTCCCGGTGCAGCGGAGCTGGCGGTTGAACGAACGCCACTACGGCGCGCTGCAGGGCCTGAACAAGGCTCAGACCGCGGCGCAGCACGGCGAGGCCCAGGTCAAGGTCTGGCGCCGCGCCTACGACATCGCGCCGCCGCCGCTCACGCTGGACGACCCGCGGCATCCCTTGCACGATCCGCGCTACAAGGACCTGGCGCCGTCGGACCTGCCGCTCACCGAGTCGCTCAAAGACACGGTCGCGCGCTTCCTGCCCTATTGGCACGAGGCGATGGCGCCGGAAATCAAGGCCGGCAAGCGCCTGCTGATCGCCGCCCACGGCAACTCACTGCGCGCGCTGGTGAAGTACCTCGACCACGTCTCTGACAGCGACATCGTCGAGCTGAACATCCCCACCGGGATTCCGCTGGTCTACGAATTGGATGCGGAACTGAAGCCGCTGAAGAATTACTACCTGGGGGACGCCGAGGCGGCCCGCCTGGCGGCCGAGGCCGTCGCGAAGCAGGGATCAGGACCCAAGCCCTGA
- the eno gene encoding phosphopyruvate hydratase — protein sequence MKITDVRGREILDSRGNPTVEVDVTLEGGARGRAGVPSGASTGEREALELRDGDKSRYLGKGVRKAVANVNGEILPAIKGKTFTQRSLDEAMIALDGTDAKSRLGANALLGVSMAALKADAAQQGKPLYAHIADLAGNRGGYTLPVPMMNILNGGAHADSNVDFQEFMVMPVGFTSFSEGLRCGAEIFHALRSILKSRGLATGVGDEGGFAPSLKSNREALELVLEAVGKAGAKAGDNVFLALDVAASEFWSGNGYEFKKSGEPARDSQGMVDLYVDWCRQYPIISIEDGCAEQDWHGWALLTRALGDKIQIVGDDIFVTNPAILEKGIEKGVGNALLVKVNQIGTVTETLDAMAMAAAAGYRCVVSHRSGETEDSTIADLAVGTAAGQIKTGSASRSDRIAKYNQLLRIEEELGSAAKYAGRAAIKQLK from the coding sequence ATGAAGATTACTGATGTTCGTGGCCGCGAGATTCTCGACTCCCGCGGGAATCCAACCGTTGAAGTAGACGTGACGCTGGAGGGCGGGGCGCGCGGGCGCGCGGGCGTGCCGTCGGGCGCCTCCACCGGCGAGCGCGAGGCGCTTGAACTGCGCGACGGCGACAAGTCGCGCTACCTCGGCAAGGGCGTCCGCAAGGCCGTGGCCAATGTCAACGGCGAGATCCTGCCGGCCATCAAGGGCAAGACCTTTACCCAGCGGTCGCTGGACGAGGCCATGATCGCGCTCGACGGCACCGACGCGAAGAGCCGGCTCGGCGCCAACGCGCTGCTCGGCGTCTCGATGGCCGCCCTCAAGGCCGACGCGGCGCAGCAGGGCAAGCCCCTCTACGCGCACATCGCCGACCTCGCCGGCAACAGGGGCGGCTACACGCTGCCGGTGCCGATGATGAACATCCTGAACGGCGGTGCGCACGCCGACTCCAACGTGGACTTCCAGGAATTCATGGTCATGCCCGTGGGGTTCACGTCGTTCAGCGAGGGGCTGCGCTGCGGCGCGGAGATCTTCCACGCGCTGCGATCGATCCTCAAGAGCCGGGGCCTGGCGACCGGCGTCGGCGACGAAGGCGGCTTTGCGCCCAGCCTCAAATCGAACCGCGAAGCGCTCGAGCTGGTGCTCGAAGCCGTGGGCAAGGCCGGCGCCAAGGCCGGCGACAACGTGTTCCTGGCGCTCGACGTCGCCGCCAGTGAGTTCTGGTCAGGAAACGGCTACGAATTCAAGAAGTCCGGCGAGCCGGCGCGGGATTCCCAGGGCATGGTGGACCTCTACGTGGACTGGTGCCGGCAGTATCCGATCATCTCGATCGAAGACGGCTGCGCCGAGCAGGACTGGCACGGCTGGGCGCTGCTGACCAGGGCGCTCGGCGACAAGATCCAGATCGTCGGCGACGATATCTTCGTGACCAACCCGGCGATCCTCGAGAAGGGCATCGAAAAAGGGGTCGGTAACGCGCTGCTGGTAAAGGTCAATCAGATCGGGACGGTCACCGAAACGCTGGACGCCATGGCGATGGCGGCGGCGGCCGGCTACCGTTGCGTCGTCTCGCACCGCTCGGGCGAAACCGAGGATTCGACCATCGCCGACCTCGCGGTGGGCACCGCCGCGGGACAGATCAAGACCGGCTCGGCCTCACGCAGCGACCGCATCGCGAAATACAATCAGCTCCTTCGCATTGAAGAAGAGCTGGGCAGCGCGGCGAAGTACGCCGGGCGCGCGGCGATCAAGCAGCTCAAGTAA
- the glgC gene encoding glucose-1-phosphate adenylyltransferase: MLRDDVLVIVLAGGAGERLAPLTRDRAKPAVYFGGPYRIIDFVLSNCINSGLRHVFIATQYKSLSLNRHIRQGWTVVSEELGEFIEILPPQKRVGEQWYQGTADAVYQNLYSIVRETPKYVVVLAGDHVYKMDYQKMLRFHLDQEADVTLAAIEVPVEDGKRFGIVAVDEHHQVTGFLEKPDNPPAMPGHPGLALASMGIYVFTSDVLIKALEADAAKPDSQHDFGKNIIPALIGEGRTYAYPFYDENKKAAKYWRDIGTLDAYYEAQMDLCHVNPEFNMYDPEWPLRTYMPQAPPAKFVFAEDWRRGEAQDSLISQGCIVSGSRIHGSILCPNVRVHSFCSIEQSILMPGVRVGRHARISKAIIDRDVDIPRGAMIGFNAEEDRRRHTVSEGGVVVVAPGEEPYVAPITEEALRLEAEADRRG; the protein is encoded by the coding sequence ATGCTGCGTGACGACGTTCTGGTAATCGTGCTGGCGGGCGGGGCCGGCGAGCGCCTGGCCCCACTCACGAGAGACCGCGCCAAACCGGCGGTCTACTTCGGCGGTCCCTACCGCATCATCGACTTCGTCCTGAGCAACTGCATCAACTCAGGACTGCGCCACGTTTTTATCGCCACGCAGTACAAGTCGCTCTCGCTCAACCGGCACATCCGGCAGGGCTGGACCGTCGTCTCGGAGGAGCTGGGCGAGTTCATCGAGATTCTGCCGCCGCAGAAGCGCGTCGGCGAGCAGTGGTACCAAGGAACCGCCGACGCCGTCTACCAGAACCTCTACTCCATCGTCCGTGAAACGCCCAAGTACGTCGTGGTGCTCGCCGGCGACCACGTCTACAAGATGGACTACCAGAAGATGCTGCGGTTCCACCTGGACCAGGAGGCGGATGTCACGCTCGCGGCCATCGAGGTGCCCGTCGAAGACGGCAAGCGGTTCGGCATTGTCGCGGTGGATGAACACCACCAGGTGACGGGGTTCCTCGAGAAGCCGGACAACCCGCCGGCAATGCCGGGACATCCCGGGCTGGCGCTGGCTTCCATGGGCATCTACGTCTTCACCAGCGACGTGCTCATCAAGGCGCTCGAGGCAGACGCGGCCAAGCCGGACAGCCAGCACGACTTCGGCAAGAACATCATTCCGGCGCTGATCGGCGAGGGCCGGACCTACGCGTATCCCTTCTACGACGAGAACAAGAAGGCCGCGAAATACTGGCGCGACATCGGCACCCTCGACGCCTATTACGAGGCGCAGATGGACCTGTGCCACGTCAACCCCGAGTTCAACATGTACGACCCGGAGTGGCCGTTGCGCACCTACATGCCGCAGGCGCCGCCGGCGAAGTTCGTGTTCGCCGAAGACTGGCGGCGCGGTGAAGCGCAGGACTCGCTGATCTCGCAGGGCTGCATCGTGTCGGGCAGCCGCATCCACGGCAGCATCCTGTGCCCCAACGTGCGCGTGCACAGCTTCTGCAGCATCGAGCAGTCAATCCTGATGCCGGGCGTCCGCGTCGGCCGCCACGCGCGGATTAGCAAGGCCATCATCGACCGCGACGTGGACATCCCGCGCGGCGCGATGATCGGGTTCAACGCGGAAGAGGATCGCCGGCGCCACACCGTCTCTGAGGGCGGCGTCGTGGTCGTCGCGCCAGGTGAAGAGCCGTACGTGGCGCCCATCACCGAAGAAGCGCTGCGGCTTGAAGCAGAAGCCGACCGCCGTGGGTAG
- a CDS encoding TonB-dependent receptor — MLCLTALHSTPALAQGAFERVTNIAAADTGHIEGSVVDEAGKPLDGVVISALGSTTAFAVSDKTGQFTLKQLPPGPYLLRAHLQGFQAPRSTMVNVRPAARSASSFMLRREATAGAPRITDAAVATTAIGAPSEASPKKEGRGESDFAWRLRHMKRGVLREAEARAGIPQDDDWFITDSFQFLGRAMGSSAKAATALFSDLSLGGQVNLLTTGAFDNPLQLLQLERTSSVAFFSLGAPVGTHGDWAVRAAMNQSDLSSWMLAGSYVVTAQVPHRYQVGMSYSLQRYEGGNTAAMMAVSDTARNVGSVFAYDEWEVSRYLSVSYGANYAHYDYLQEGPSLFSPRLSATISPTKNLRVRFSASRDVSAPGAEEFLPPTSAAYLPPQRTFSPISQAGVRTQQLQNYEVGVDRVLNGATIGVRAFEQRIDDQTVTVFGLRKNDSAAAALGHYFVGAAGDANVRGVGVTVTHALFENVRGSVDYSVSHANWQARSTPVEYAVLTRWVPSAVRAANERIHDVTTSLQTEIPMTATRIVVIYKVNSGFASGDRNKGPGFDARFDLQVNQALPFMNFGASQWEMLVGVRNLFHESLANASAYDELLVIRPPKRIVGGLTVKF, encoded by the coding sequence ATGCTCTGCCTGACGGCATTGCACTCGACCCCTGCCCTGGCCCAGGGCGCCTTCGAGCGCGTCACCAACATCGCCGCCGCCGACACCGGCCACATCGAAGGCTCGGTCGTGGACGAGGCCGGCAAGCCGCTCGACGGCGTGGTTATTTCCGCGCTCGGCAGCACCACCGCGTTCGCCGTGTCCGACAAGACCGGCCAGTTCACGCTCAAGCAGTTGCCACCCGGACCGTACCTGCTGCGCGCGCATCTCCAGGGCTTCCAGGCGCCGCGCAGCACGATGGTCAACGTCCGGCCCGCCGCGCGCAGCGCCTCCTCGTTCATGCTGCGCCGGGAGGCCACGGCCGGCGCGCCGCGTATTACGGATGCCGCCGTCGCCACCACCGCGATTGGCGCGCCGTCTGAGGCCAGCCCGAAAAAGGAAGGCCGCGGCGAAAGCGATTTTGCGTGGCGCCTCCGCCACATGAAACGCGGCGTGTTGCGCGAGGCCGAGGCCAGGGCCGGCATCCCGCAAGACGATGACTGGTTCATCACCGATTCGTTCCAGTTCCTGGGACGCGCGATGGGCAGCTCGGCCAAGGCGGCGACGGCACTCTTCTCCGACTTGTCGCTCGGCGGGCAGGTCAACCTGCTCACGACGGGCGCATTCGACAACCCGCTGCAGCTTCTGCAACTGGAGCGCACGAGCAGCGTCGCGTTCTTCTCGCTTGGCGCGCCAGTCGGCACGCATGGCGACTGGGCGGTGCGCGCGGCGATGAACCAGAGCGACCTCAGCTCGTGGATGCTCGCCGGCAGCTACGTGGTGACCGCGCAGGTGCCGCACCGCTACCAGGTGGGGATGTCCTACAGCCTCCAGCGCTACGAAGGTGGCAACACCGCGGCGATGATGGCGGTGTCCGACACGGCGCGCAACGTCGGCTCGGTGTTCGCCTACGATGAGTGGGAGGTCTCCCGCTATCTCTCCGTGAGTTACGGCGCCAACTACGCGCATTACGACTACCTGCAGGAAGGGCCGTCGCTGTTCAGCCCGCGCCTGTCGGCGACGATCTCGCCCACCAAGAACCTGCGCGTGCGCTTCTCGGCGTCGCGCGACGTGAGCGCGCCGGGCGCGGAAGAGTTCCTGCCGCCGACCAGCGCCGCCTACCTGCCGCCGCAGCGAACCTTCTCGCCGATTTCGCAGGCGGGCGTCCGCACACAGCAACTGCAGAACTACGAAGTGGGCGTGGATCGCGTGCTCAACGGCGCCACCATCGGCGTGCGCGCGTTCGAGCAGCGCATCGACGATCAGACGGTGACCGTGTTCGGCCTGCGCAAGAACGACAGCGCCGCCGCCGCGCTCGGCCACTACTTCGTGGGTGCCGCCGGCGACGCCAACGTTCGCGGCGTCGGCGTCACCGTCACGCACGCGCTGTTCGAGAACGTCCGCGGCTCGGTGGATTACTCCGTGAGTCACGCCAATTGGCAGGCCCGGAGCACGCCGGTTGAGTACGCAGTACTCACGCGCTGGGTGCCCTCGGCGGTGCGCGCGGCCAACGAGCGCATCCACGACGTCACCACCTCGCTGCAGACCGAAATCCCCATGACCGCCACGCGCATCGTGGTGATCTACAAGGTGAACAGCGGCTTCGCGTCCGGCGATAGAAACAAGGGCCCCGGCTTCGACGCGCGCTTCGATCTGCAAGTGAATCAGGCGCTGCCGTTCATGAACTTCGGCGCGTCGCAGTGGGAGATGCTGGTCGGCG